Proteins co-encoded in one Sporosarcina sp. FSL K6-1522 genomic window:
- a CDS encoding YbaK/EbsC family protein encodes MQKLTDSIQQVQDKLQTLGHPNEIVQLTDSARTAQEAADALGCEVAQIAKSIIFRLKSTNEPLLVVASGINRINEKLIARTLEDKLGKADADFVREKTGFVIGGVPPLGHKEPVHTLIDEDLFQYDTIWAAAGHPKAVFQLTPHELESMTKGQVVAVK; translated from the coding sequence ATGCAAAAGTTAACCGACAGTATCCAACAAGTACAGGACAAACTACAGACACTAGGACACCCAAATGAAATCGTCCAATTGACAGATAGCGCCCGTACAGCGCAGGAAGCGGCAGATGCTTTAGGTTGTGAAGTAGCACAAATCGCAAAATCGATTATTTTCCGATTAAAAAGTACGAATGAGCCACTGTTAGTTGTCGCGAGTGGGATCAATCGCATTAACGAGAAGTTAATTGCCCGAACACTCGAAGATAAATTAGGCAAAGCGGATGCCGACTTTGTTCGCGAAAAGACCGGCTTTGTTATCGGCGGCGTTCCTCCACTTGGACATAAAGAACCTGTCCATACATTAATTGATGAAGATTTGTTTCAATACGATACCATTTGGGCAGCTGCTGGTCACCCAAAAGCAGTATTCCAATTAACGCCTCACGAATTGGAAAGTATGACCAAAGGACAAGTTGTCGCAGTGAAATGA
- the namA gene encoding NADPH dehydrogenase NamA produces the protein MAKLFEPFTIREVEFKNRIVMSPMCMYSSHNENGMVEDWHKIHYATRAVGQVGLIIVEATAVQPQGRISAQDLGIWSDEHIEGLAETVRLMKQHGAKTGIQLAHAGRKATVDGDISAPSAIAFDDHHKTPVEMTVGDIQETIQAFKQGAIRAKQAGFDVIELHGAHGYLINEFLSPLTNQRTDAYGGSAENRYHLLREIIDEVRTVWQGPLFVRISAYDYTDGGMTAESYIEMAQWMKEQSVDLIDVSSGAVVPAKIDVFPGYQVPFSETIKAGADIATGAVGLITTGIQAEEILKNGRADMVLLARELLRDPYWAYTAAKELRVEIPAPQQYARGWMF, from the coding sequence ATGGCAAAATTATTTGAACCATTTACAATCAGAGAAGTTGAATTCAAAAACCGTATTGTTATGTCACCAATGTGTATGTATTCAAGTCATAATGAAAACGGGATGGTTGAGGATTGGCATAAAATTCATTACGCAACACGTGCAGTCGGTCAAGTTGGGCTAATCATTGTCGAAGCAACAGCTGTCCAGCCGCAAGGACGCATTTCTGCGCAAGATCTTGGCATTTGGAGTGATGAGCATATTGAAGGATTGGCAGAGACCGTCCGTTTGATGAAACAGCATGGCGCAAAAACAGGCATTCAGCTCGCGCATGCTGGAAGAAAAGCAACTGTAGATGGAGACATTTCTGCACCTTCCGCAATTGCATTCGACGATCACCATAAAACACCTGTTGAAATGACAGTGGGAGATATCCAAGAAACCATCCAAGCATTCAAACAAGGGGCAATCCGTGCGAAACAAGCTGGATTCGATGTCATTGAATTACATGGTGCACATGGTTACCTCATCAATGAGTTTCTCTCACCGTTAACGAATCAACGAACGGATGCATATGGTGGATCCGCTGAAAACCGTTATCACTTGCTACGTGAGATCATCGATGAAGTCCGTACAGTATGGCAAGGTCCTCTTTTCGTACGAATTTCCGCGTATGATTATACGGATGGCGGCATGACCGCTGAAAGCTATATTGAAATGGCGCAGTGGATGAAAGAGCAAAGTGTCGATCTTATCGATGTTAGTTCGGGAGCAGTTGTCCCTGCCAAAATCGACGTTTTCCCTGGCTATCAAGTGCCATTTTCGGAAACCATTAAAGCAGGTGCAGACATCGCAACAGGTGCAGTCGGTTTGATTACGACCGGAATCCAAGCCGAGGAGATTTTGAAAAACGGACGTGCAGATATGGTCTTACTGGCACGCGAACTATTGCGTGATCCGTATTGGGCCTACACAGCAGCCAAAGAGCTGAGAGTAGAAATTCCAGCACCTCAGCAATATGCGCGTGGGTGGATGTTTTAA
- a CDS encoding EamA family transporter: MSEKSVSKTMLIGASFLLLSALLMSVSQVYYANQVQGVHPFLFTGISFFITAVLFNMIAYRQRGTMTATANTRSSMADVVKLNASSILAFMGFYYALKFIEPAIVSSLEMGVGPFFAIVVTAMVAKEKIRATRAQWLITAGTFAASVLLMVTALAGLSGVQVTNTTDFVYGLVASVLCGLGAVLCTIYSKKLSVAGWTSSSILAHRFYGIIILSFLMTYKIFPTYLMANLDWILLITIFGVTIPMFLLQKGIQYCDPFVVMMSICFIPVFTFIFQLFDPRIAWSTPTLVGILMLFIVGVASLFTTNEAQ, from the coding sequence GTGTCAGAAAAAAGTGTATCGAAAACAATGTTAATAGGAGCAAGCTTTTTATTACTCTCTGCTTTATTAATGTCTGTTAGCCAAGTCTATTATGCTAATCAAGTTCAAGGTGTGCATCCATTTTTATTTACAGGGATTAGCTTTTTTATCACGGCGGTACTGTTCAACATGATTGCATATAGACAGCGGGGAACGATGACGGCTACCGCTAATACAAGGTCATCTATGGCGGATGTAGTGAAATTGAATGCCAGTTCGATTTTAGCGTTTATGGGCTTTTATTATGCGCTGAAATTTATTGAACCTGCCATTGTCAGTTCACTTGAGATGGGGGTTGGTCCGTTCTTTGCGATTGTTGTTACGGCAATGGTTGCGAAGGAAAAGATTCGTGCAACACGGGCGCAGTGGCTGATTACAGCGGGGACGTTTGCCGCAAGTGTTTTGTTAATGGTGACAGCGTTAGCTGGATTGTCTGGTGTACAGGTGACAAATACGACGGATTTTGTTTACGGTCTCGTTGCATCGGTATTATGTGGATTAGGTGCAGTGTTGTGCACGATTTATTCCAAAAAATTAAGCGTTGCTGGCTGGACGAGTTCATCCATATTAGCACATCGTTTTTACGGTATTATTATTCTATCATTTTTAATGACGTACAAAATTTTTCCAACCTATTTGATGGCGAATCTAGATTGGATCCTACTTATCACGATTTTTGGTGTAACGATTCCCATGTTTTTACTACAAAAGGGGATTCAATATTGTGATCCATTTGTCGTGATGATGTCTATTTGTTTTATTCCTGTATTCACATTCATTTTTCAGTTGTTTGATCCCCGGATTGCTTGGTCCACACCGACATTGGTAGGTATTTTGATGCTATTTATCGTAGGGGTGGCAAGTCTTTTTACAACTAATGAAGCACAGTAA
- the proC gene encoding pyrroline-5-carboxylate reductase: MKTIVFIGAGSMAEAVIAGIINQGAIEPQNVYVMNKSDDERLISLQNQYGVSIVCKEKEALKKADLIVLATKPKDIQQAMGDIRPLITNQAAILSVIAGVSIHTLESGLGTRPIARSMPNTSATIGKSATGVAMNTAVDDSMRKHVLALLEAVGLVKEVEEDELHAVTALSGSGPAYIYYLAEALEEAAIHKGLSKDVARSLIIQTLEGAAAMMKSTGTEPALLRENVTSPNGTTAAGLQALEDRFFKEAIGECIEKATARSRELGAQS; encoded by the coding sequence ATGAAAACAATTGTATTTATTGGCGCTGGCTCAATGGCCGAAGCTGTCATTGCAGGTATTATCAATCAGGGAGCTATTGAACCACAAAACGTTTATGTCATGAACAAATCAGATGATGAAAGGCTGATTTCATTACAAAATCAATATGGTGTGTCCATCGTATGCAAGGAGAAAGAGGCTTTGAAAAAAGCTGATTTAATTGTACTTGCCACAAAACCGAAAGACATCCAACAAGCAATGGGAGATATTCGTCCTCTGATAACTAATCAAGCGGCTATTCTGTCAGTCATTGCAGGTGTTTCCATTCACACACTTGAAAGCGGACTAGGCACACGACCAATTGCTCGTTCGATGCCAAACACATCCGCCACAATCGGCAAATCAGCAACGGGTGTTGCCATGAATACCGCCGTCGACGATTCGATGCGCAAGCATGTACTCGCATTACTTGAAGCTGTTGGCCTCGTGAAAGAAGTCGAAGAAGATGAACTCCATGCAGTCACCGCCTTATCAGGTAGCGGTCCTGCTTATATCTATTATTTAGCGGAAGCGCTCGAGGAAGCTGCCATTCATAAAGGACTATCGAAAGATGTTGCACGTTCACTCATTATCCAAACACTTGAAGGTGCAGCAGCAATGATGAAAAGTACAGGCACAGAACCCGCACTCCTTCGAGAAAATGTCACAAGCCCAAATGGAACAACTGCCGCAGGCTTGCAGGCATTGGAGGATCGCTTCTTTAAAGAAGCGATTGGGGAATGTATTGAAAAGGCGACAGCGCGTTCACGAGAACTTGGGGCACAGTCATAA